Below is a genomic region from Echinicola rosea.
ATTTGATCTTCTAATTGCAAAATGCGCTCATTTTTATCCCTCAGTAGCTTTTCATACAATTCCCTCATAAATTCCAACTTTCCGGAATCATTATTATACGTCTCAAAAACTCCACCATGGCTATTTGGTCCAGTGTTATAATTAATAACTGGCAGTTCTTCAGATAAAAAATATTCTGGTTCTACTTGGTAAAACTCAGCCAATTGCTTTATCCGATCAATCGTCAATTTGGTTTTTCCTGATTCAAGATTAGAATAGGTCCGCTGATGAATATCCAGCTTATTAGCTACATATTCTTGACTGAAGTCCTTGGACTCCCTTAGTATTCGCATGATTTTTTGAACGTTTTGCATAGCGAGATCGATAAAAATTTCTAAACCTGAAAAGAAATGTTCTAAGCTAGAACATTTTCCTTATTACAACCTAAGCTCATTCTTCTGATCTTTATAAATAAGGAAATCTTTAAGCTAAAGATAACAAAGAATTTCAAGTATTGGAATTTATCAGGCAACAAGGCCCCAAGCATTACACAAATTTAGGCGTTATGAATGATGTTACTCCTTTCCAGGATCAGCTTCTAGACAATCACTCGATTGGTCAAAACTTAATGGCCTTTAGAAAACTTAGGAATCTTAAGGCCTTAGAGGTAGGCGAGTATCTGAGCATGTCAGAAGCCAACTATACCAAGTATGAGCGTGGGGAGAATAAAATCACTATAGATATCATCAACCAATTTTCAGAATTTACAAAGGTAAATCCTATACATGTCCTTACCATCAAGCCTGGTCAAATAATTGAATTTTTTTATGCCCTTGAAAAGAGAAAATATATGATGGACAAGAATCAACTGGAATCCTTGATCCATATTTTAAAGGAACTTAAAGAGAGTAACGATTCATTGAAAGCCGTATTAAAAGATGCCTTAGTTTCACCTTTAATAAACCAATCATGATTAATATTCAAGAAGACGAACTTATCAAAACCTTAATACTCCAAGACCTTAAGCATTGCCAATTACTTTATGGATTGGATAGACTTAATCTGGATGCAGGTTATTGCCATTTTCTTAGTATACTTGATCTCATATCCAAGGTGATGGAAATATCAGATGATGATGTAAATGATTTTAATGAAACCTATATGCTGTTCATGGATAAATGCATGGACTATCCCCTATCCAC
It encodes:
- a CDS encoding helix-turn-helix domain-containing protein; protein product: MQNVQKIMRILRESKDFSQEYVANKLDIHQRTYSNLESGKTKLTIDRIKQLAEFYQVEPEYFLSEELPVINYNTGPNSHGGVFETYNNDSGKLEFMRELYEKLLRDKNERILQLEDQIKTLTSLLEKISK
- a CDS encoding helix-turn-helix domain-containing protein; translation: MNDVTPFQDQLLDNHSIGQNLMAFRKLRNLKALEVGEYLSMSEANYTKYERGENKITIDIINQFSEFTKVNPIHVLTIKPGQIIEFFYALEKRKYMMDKNQLESLIHILKELKESNDSLKAVLKDALVSPLINQS